In Calditrichota bacterium, a single window of DNA contains:
- a CDS encoding PspC domain-containing protein, giving the protein MLIALGVFYIWYVASKPEEKAEDIFRETTEPRKEEPVAPSQPKSQKSQKRLYRSLTNKKIAGVCGGLGEYFDVDPTWIRLGWLLVSLFHPPAGILVYIILVIVVPYKEQETEVTK; this is encoded by the coding sequence ATGCTGATTGCCCTGGGCGTTTTCTACATCTGGTACGTGGCGTCCAAACCCGAGGAAAAGGCAGAAGACATCTTCCGGGAAACCACCGAACCGAGAAAGGAGGAACCCGTGGCACCTTCACAACCGAAATCACAGAAATCACAGAAAAGATTATACCGCTCGCTGACGAACAAAAAAATCGCCGGCGTTTGCGGCGGATTGGGAGAATATTTTGATGTCGATCCCACCTGGATTCGACTGGGGTGGTTGCTGGTTTCTCTCTTCCATCCCCCGGCCGGAATCCTGGTGTACATTATTTTGGTAATTGTGGTACCTTACAAAGAACAAGAGACCGAGGTGACAAAATGA
- the plsY gene encoding glycerol-3-phosphate 1-O-acyltransferase PlsY → MLTLLTIIVVSYLLGSFPTSIIFGKLFRGIDIRNYGSGNAGGTNAFRVMGWKIGISVMIIDVAKGVLATVLVSQIRIDSISLAPVYLQIIAGFSAVIGHIWTIFAGFHGGKGVGTAAGMLIGLYPIAFIFVFIIFLIVLFTTRYVSVSSMTAAISLPIVLLVLDALGRPYKPPLLILSLIIAILIVFTHRSNIKRLMAGNENRVTFKKKK, encoded by the coding sequence ATGCTAACCCTGCTAACCATCATTGTCGTAAGCTATTTGCTGGGATCATTCCCAACCAGCATTATCTTTGGAAAACTGTTTCGAGGCATTGATATTCGGAATTACGGAAGCGGGAATGCCGGAGGAACAAATGCCTTTCGGGTCATGGGATGGAAAATTGGGATTTCTGTGATGATCATTGATGTGGCCAAAGGAGTTCTTGCAACCGTGCTGGTCTCGCAAATCCGAATAGACTCCATTTCTCTGGCTCCCGTGTATCTTCAAATAATCGCAGGCTTCAGTGCCGTCATCGGCCATATCTGGACAATCTTTGCCGGATTTCACGGCGGCAAAGGGGTGGGAACAGCAGCAGGCATGCTCATTGGCCTTTACCCGATCGCTTTTATTTTTGTTTTCATTATCTTTTTGATTGTTCTTTTTACCACCCGCTACGTTTCCGTATCCTCGATGACAGCGGCTATTTCCCTTCCGATCGTTTTGTTGGTTCTGGACGCACTGGGCCGTCCTTACAAACCACCCCTTCTCATTCTAAGCCTCATTATCGCTATTTTGATTGTTTTCACCCATCGCAGCAATATCAAACGCCTGATGGCCGGAAATGAAAACCGTGTGACTTTCAAAAAGAAAAAATAG
- a CDS encoding DegV family EDD domain-containing protein: MKIHYLNGRRLYRAMKAGAQGLMKMHQQLNDINVFPVPDGDTGTNMASTVQKIASEIDAAKNQSIENVSEKIANSALEGARGNSGAILAQFFQGLAEGLEGKVRISTEHFAEAVRQAIDRSYEALSNPKEGTILSVIKDWGKHIQEKSKETNDFTELLKSSLAAAKESLRNTPKKLKVLQKAGVVDAGAQGFVYMLEGVTQFIDSGTIEEIENLNLSETATQQNKEAAITYSTDSITYRFCTEFFLSGENIPRDEIRKKLESMGDSLIVAGSSTRVRVHIHTNDPRQVFDAVRSYGIIMQQKVDDMHQQHTDSHGNVAKSKIALLTDTSCDLPESILRKYNIHMIPVRVFFDGVEFLDKITIFPEEFYERLQKAKSFPKTSQPTPQDFVRLYEQLASQYEAILSVHLAGKLSGTLQAAERAAKEVSAKTGKKIAVIDSRNTSVGLGLVMIEAGEAVRAGKPLDEVIQIVETAINNLKIFISTDTVKYLVMGGRVSKGKGFLANLLDLVPVITITREGKTKKLGTAKKGIPVREKLLKIIEKQTRSYQKRKFAIVHVAAPEIATWYARRIEELFKQGVEFIMEASPALGAHAGPGAAAIAVLGKEE, from the coding sequence ATGAAAATTCACTATCTTAATGGAAGACGGCTTTATCGAGCCATGAAAGCCGGTGCACAGGGCCTAATGAAAATGCACCAGCAGCTTAATGACATCAATGTATTTCCTGTGCCCGACGGAGATACCGGAACCAATATGGCCTCTACTGTTCAAAAAATTGCCTCTGAAATTGACGCAGCCAAAAACCAGTCCATTGAAAATGTCAGCGAGAAGATTGCAAATTCTGCACTGGAGGGTGCCCGGGGAAATTCCGGAGCGATCCTCGCGCAGTTTTTCCAGGGTTTGGCAGAAGGACTCGAGGGAAAGGTGAGAATCTCTACAGAGCACTTTGCTGAAGCCGTCAGGCAGGCAATCGATCGTTCGTACGAGGCCCTTTCCAATCCAAAAGAGGGAACTATTCTTTCCGTTATAAAGGATTGGGGCAAACACATTCAGGAGAAATCCAAGGAAACAAACGATTTTACCGAGCTGCTGAAAAGTTCGTTGGCAGCTGCAAAAGAATCTCTCCGAAATACCCCGAAAAAACTAAAGGTTCTGCAAAAAGCGGGAGTGGTCGACGCCGGTGCCCAGGGATTTGTTTACATGCTGGAAGGCGTGACCCAGTTCATTGACAGCGGCACCATCGAGGAAATCGAAAATCTAAATCTGAGTGAGACCGCCACGCAACAAAACAAGGAAGCGGCCATTACTTACTCCACCGATTCCATCACCTACCGCTTTTGTACGGAATTTTTTCTGAGTGGAGAGAATATTCCCCGGGATGAAATCCGGAAAAAGCTGGAGTCCATGGGCGATTCCCTCATTGTTGCCGGTTCGAGTACCCGGGTTCGGGTCCACATACACACAAACGACCCGCGCCAGGTGTTTGATGCTGTCCGCAGCTACGGGATAATCATGCAGCAAAAAGTGGATGACATGCACCAACAGCACACGGACAGCCACGGGAACGTCGCCAAAAGCAAAATTGCCCTGTTGACGGATACGTCGTGCGATCTCCCGGAATCCATTCTGCGGAAATACAACATCCACATGATCCCGGTGCGGGTTTTCTTCGACGGAGTGGAATTTTTGGATAAAATTACAATTTTTCCGGAGGAATTCTACGAACGTTTGCAAAAAGCCAAATCTTTTCCCAAAACCTCCCAGCCAACGCCTCAGGATTTTGTGAGATTATACGAGCAGCTGGCAAGTCAGTACGAAGCGATTCTTTCCGTTCATTTGGCGGGGAAACTGAGCGGAACATTGCAGGCGGCTGAGCGTGCTGCCAAAGAAGTCTCGGCAAAAACCGGCAAAAAAATTGCCGTGATTGATTCCCGAAACACGTCTGTTGGATTGGGATTGGTTATGATCGAGGCGGGTGAAGCGGTAAGAGCCGGAAAACCACTGGATGAAGTGATTCAAATTGTTGAAACGGCCATTAATAATCTCAAAATTTTTATAAGTACCGATACGGTTAAATATCTGGTGATGGGCGGACGAGTCAGTAAAGGAAAGGGATTTCTGGCCAATTTATTGGATCTGGTGCCGGTTATTACGATTACTCGGGAAGGCAAAACCAAAAAACTGGGAACAGCCAAAAAGGGAATTCCGGTACGGGAAAAGCTGCTCAAAATAATAGAGAAGCAAACCCGATCTTATCAAAAGCGGAAGTTCGCCATCGTCCACGTGGCTGCGCCTGAAATTGCAACGTGGTATGCCAGACGAATCGAGGAGCTATTCAAACAGGGGGTGGAGTTTATTATGGAAGCATCCCCCGCTTTGGGGGCACACGCCGGACCGGGCGCCGCCGCAATTGCTGTTCTGGGAAAGGAAGAATAA
- a CDS encoding ROK family transcriptional regulator, protein MNTVSIPIRLKDAKHRQVLNTIRLYGEISGAQIARLTNILPSTIVYILRSLKKEGLIQVSRIGNSSSVGGKPPTLWQLRSDKGVIIGLEIIPKEIRTTLIDFSNTIIYQEKRPSLGKIGGDEIEAVVRNYIHSLMDEQRIPEDKIIGIGLALPGLVDSKNGIIHYSKSLGMRNVPLQKRLQESLGLPIIIANDANAGALGVKWYPDSLETLPESIVYLTINEDFFSIGAGLIIGHKLYDGSSGTAGEIFPILPPISKLVKKAIQKNKGEWQSIKGFEKGDEVLFSDLLKCTSENSRIANFVFRNIGLIVSKEIINIIAFLNPELIVIGGDISQVKFFISDYIVPYVKRKSSKLFPIGISLPQITFSPFGIYSVSMGATALILREIFGENS, encoded by the coding sequence ATGAATACAGTCTCCATTCCGATTCGCCTAAAGGATGCCAAACACAGACAGGTGCTGAATACAATTCGCCTGTATGGTGAGATTTCGGGCGCTCAGATTGCCCGATTGACGAACATCTTGCCCTCCACCATCGTCTACATTCTGCGATCATTAAAAAAGGAGGGCCTTATTCAGGTCAGCCGTATTGGGAATTCTTCCAGTGTGGGGGGGAAGCCTCCCACATTGTGGCAGCTTCGAAGCGATAAAGGTGTAATTATTGGGCTGGAAATCATTCCAAAGGAAATTCGAACAACCCTAATTGATTTTTCCAATACGATCATCTATCAGGAAAAACGACCCAGTTTGGGGAAAATCGGAGGGGACGAAATTGAGGCCGTCGTTCGAAACTACATTCATTCGCTTATGGATGAACAACGCATCCCCGAGGATAAAATCATAGGAATCGGATTGGCGCTTCCGGGGCTGGTGGATTCAAAAAATGGCATTATTCATTATTCCAAGTCCCTCGGAATGAGAAACGTCCCGTTGCAGAAGCGCTTGCAAGAGAGCCTGGGACTTCCCATAATCATTGCAAATGATGCCAACGCCGGGGCGCTGGGGGTGAAATGGTATCCTGATTCCCTGGAAACGCTCCCTGAAAGCATTGTTTATTTAACAATTAACGAGGACTTTTTCAGCATTGGCGCCGGGCTGATTATCGGCCACAAGCTCTACGACGGGTCTTCAGGGACGGCGGGGGAAATCTTTCCGATTCTGCCGCCCATTTCGAAATTGGTCAAAAAGGCTATTCAAAAAAATAAGGGCGAATGGCAGTCGATTAAGGGCTTTGAAAAGGGAGACGAGGTTCTCTTTTCGGATCTGTTAAAGTGTACCTCTGAAAACTCCCGAATTGCCAATTTTGTCTTTCGGAATATTGGTTTGATTGTATCCAAAGAGATTATCAATATTATTGCCTTCCTGAATCCCGAATTAATTGTGATCGGGGGAGACATCTCCCAGGTGAAATTTTTTATTAGTGACTACATTGTCCCTTATGTGAAACGCAAATCCAGCAAATTGTTTCCCATCGGAATTTCCCTTCCGCAAATCACATTCTCACCCTTTGGGATTTATTCCGTTTCCATGGGAGCAACCGCTCTGATTTTAAGGGAAATATTTGGCGAGAACAGCTAA
- the uxaC gene encoding glucuronate isomerase codes for MNHPFIHENFLLKTPTAQRLYHDYAETMPIIDYHCHINPKDIAEDRKFASLTQIWLAGDHYKWRAMRANGIDEKYITGSASDWEKFQKWAETVPYTLRNPLYHWTHMELKKPFGITDLLNPSTAKSIYDACTAMLQNDDFSCQNLIKKWDVEVICTTDDPTDSLDSHRILQQSDFGVRVFPAWRPDKAMAVENPEFYNRYLDTLAERADLDITSFPDLLDALRRRHDYFAQMGCRLSDHGIEEFYADKYTEDDIVKIFNKVRSGHTLEEGEIRKFKSAMLIELAFMDHEKGWVQQFHYGAIRNTNTRMYTRLGPDTGFDSMGDTPVAKNMAKFFDRLASQEKLTKTIIYNINPKDNEMVATMIGNFQDGSVPGKMQFGSGWWFLDQKQGIEAQLNSLSNQGLLSRFVGMLTDSRSFLSYSRHDYFRRILCNLLAEDMEKGLIPTDWELVGQMIRNISYFNAKNYFEF; via the coding sequence ATGAACCACCCCTTTATTCACGAAAACTTTTTGCTGAAAACCCCAACCGCTCAAAGGCTTTATCACGACTACGCGGAAACCATGCCGATCATCGACTACCACTGTCACATTAATCCGAAAGACATTGCCGAGGATCGAAAATTCGCGTCCCTGACGCAAATTTGGCTGGCCGGCGATCACTACAAATGGCGGGCCATGCGCGCCAATGGCATCGATGAAAAATACATTACGGGGTCTGCCAGCGACTGGGAAAAATTTCAAAAATGGGCCGAAACGGTCCCCTACACGCTGAGAAATCCCCTGTATCACTGGACTCACATGGAATTGAAAAAGCCGTTTGGAATTACGGACCTGCTGAACCCCTCCACGGCCAAGAGCATTTACGACGCGTGCACAGCCATGCTTCAAAATGATGATTTTTCTTGCCAAAATCTGATCAAAAAATGGGATGTGGAGGTCATTTGCACAACCGACGATCCAACGGATTCTCTCGACTCTCACAGAATTCTTCAGCAAAGTGATTTTGGTGTGCGCGTTTTCCCGGCCTGGCGTCCCGACAAAGCCATGGCTGTGGAAAACCCGGAATTTTACAACCGCTACCTCGACACACTTGCAGAACGAGCCGATTTGGACATCACTTCCTTCCCGGATCTTCTGGACGCTCTGCGCCGCCGCCACGATTATTTCGCTCAAATGGGATGCCGCCTTTCCGACCACGGGATTGAGGAATTTTACGCCGACAAGTACACAGAAGACGACATCGTTAAAATTTTCAACAAGGTTCGTTCCGGTCACACTCTGGAAGAAGGGGAAATCCGTAAATTTAAGTCAGCCATGTTAATTGAATTGGCCTTCATGGATCATGAAAAGGGATGGGTGCAACAATTCCACTACGGGGCCATTCGGAATACCAACACGCGCATGTACACCCGTCTCGGCCCGGATACAGGGTTCGATTCCATGGGAGACACACCCGTTGCCAAAAACATGGCCAAATTTTTTGATCGATTGGCCAGTCAGGAAAAACTTACAAAAACCATTATCTACAATATCAACCCGAAAGATAATGAAATGGTTGCCACAATGATTGGCAATTTTCAGGACGGTTCCGTTCCCGGGAAAATGCAATTTGGCTCAGGCTGGTGGTTTTTGGACCAGAAGCAGGGCATCGAGGCGCAACTGAATTCTCTGTCCAATCAGGGCCTCCTCAGCCGATTTGTGGGCATGCTGACCGATTCCAGAAGTTTTCTTTCCTATTCCAGACACGATTACTTTCGGCGCATTTTGTGCAATCTCCTCGCGGAAGACATGGAAAAGGGACTCATCCCAACGGATTGGGAATTGGTGGGACAAATGATTCGCAACATCTCCTATTTTAACGCAAAGAATTATTTCGAATTTTAG
- a CDS encoding TonB-dependent receptor encodes MKKTILFFVFLFPVILFGSSVVLQAGSAASIQGVVRDSKTHDPLPGANVFLVGTSLGAASDIHGKYIIPHVPPGKYTLRSQFIGYKTKDIPILVQPGKTLRQNIFMDYVGVVKGKTVVVTAQAEGQMAAINQQLTSDRIENVVSSARIQELPDANAAESLRRLPGISIERVGGEGSKVVIRGLAPKYNVITINGVRMASSNPNDRSTDLSMISSSMLEGIAVSKTVTADQDADVLGGTVDFEIREARASKHGVGFHFLAQHGYTGLPDAYDKYDNYKYVPIIEGRFFKKRLGILIQANFENRNLTSNEFSASYTHKSTDHIYYITQSIDLHYMPRFRKRTNGILALDYRLPEGKISFTNFFNSAVTKVTDRSELFNVGGNQHIYGLSYSKGENTMMSNILAIKGKLPFFHLLNADLRLAHNYSETSRPKDWEVTFYQSPAGIGKFSNKVNLDPKDVVAAVDPNPKKANLNTVLINNNDSKERTLMASLDMDFPLNFSNQVTSVIKFGGKYRYQKRSYEAEVYNTNATFVSPSAQGASRMIVKHFGLHVSDPTAIHLSYFLDKDFDYGEFLEGDYTMHNPIKFSMMEDLVNFCRENTRAFAKAGSREAFARNTYLSLTHNYSGHEVMTAGYVMATIHVGRQWTLIPGIRYQNLQTTYFGTRGQQTPLSYLRYNHSTDTTVTVSHPYWLPDMNIRYKPLPWFDVRLSYSHTISYPDFKAIIPRIDASMGANVAWNNYKLKPSRSRNYDLYFSFFRNKLGLLTIGGFLKQIDNLIYPWRFSKPGLEAKPYYLTNKTPSPQITYNISTYINNPYVINNWGMEFEWQTHFWYLPNPLKGLVLSVNYTKMHSKAEYPYVFAGATSMSNIDTSFTDRLIDQPDHILNLVTGYDYKGFSIRVSMLYQDDVFTGSSQWPQLRTSTAAYERWDISFRQKLPWFGLQLYGDVNNLNGAKDMSVLQMYPETPRSMEIYGMSADIGLRLKL; translated from the coding sequence ATGAAAAAAACGATCCTTTTCTTTGTGTTTTTGTTTCCTGTCATTTTGTTCGGATCATCCGTAGTGCTTCAGGCAGGTTCAGCGGCCTCCATTCAGGGGGTCGTTCGGGATTCCAAAACTCACGATCCCCTTCCCGGTGCGAATGTTTTTCTGGTGGGAACCAGTTTAGGTGCTGCGTCCGATATCCACGGAAAATACATTATTCCTCACGTTCCTCCCGGAAAATACACCCTTCGGTCCCAGTTTATCGGCTATAAAACAAAAGACATCCCTATTCTGGTGCAGCCGGGTAAAACACTCCGGCAGAATATTTTCATGGATTATGTGGGGGTGGTCAAGGGAAAAACGGTGGTTGTAACCGCTCAGGCGGAAGGGCAGATGGCCGCCATCAATCAGCAGTTGACATCTGACCGAATTGAAAATGTGGTCTCGTCTGCCCGCATTCAGGAGCTCCCGGATGCCAATGCCGCCGAATCTCTGCGGAGGCTGCCGGGAATTTCCATTGAACGGGTTGGCGGCGAAGGAAGCAAGGTCGTTATTCGCGGATTGGCTCCCAAGTACAACGTGATTACCATCAACGGCGTGCGGATGGCGTCATCCAATCCCAATGACCGAAGTACGGATTTGAGCATGATTTCCTCAAGTATGCTGGAAGGTATTGCCGTGTCTAAAACGGTAACGGCTGATCAGGATGCAGATGTGTTGGGCGGAACTGTGGACTTTGAGATAAGAGAAGCGAGGGCATCGAAGCATGGAGTGGGATTTCATTTTCTGGCACAGCACGGCTACACGGGGCTTCCGGATGCTTACGACAAGTACGATAATTACAAGTATGTTCCCATTATTGAGGGGCGATTTTTTAAAAAGCGCCTGGGGATTTTGATTCAGGCCAATTTTGAAAACCGAAACTTGACGTCCAATGAATTTTCTGCATCTTACACACACAAATCAACAGACCATATTTACTACATTACCCAGTCTATTGATCTTCACTACATGCCGCGGTTTCGGAAACGAACCAACGGAATTCTGGCCCTGGATTACAGGCTGCCTGAGGGGAAGATCAGTTTTACGAATTTTTTCAATTCAGCGGTTACAAAGGTAACGGATCGAAGCGAGCTTTTTAATGTGGGGGGGAATCAGCACATTTACGGGTTGTCCTACTCGAAGGGCGAAAATACCATGATGAGCAATATTCTGGCCATAAAAGGCAAGCTTCCCTTTTTCCATCTCCTTAATGCGGATCTCAGATTGGCTCACAATTATTCGGAAACCAGCCGGCCTAAGGATTGGGAAGTGACCTTTTACCAGTCGCCCGCGGGGATTGGCAAATTTTCGAACAAGGTTAATTTGGATCCGAAAGATGTGGTGGCGGCCGTTGATCCCAATCCCAAGAAAGCGAACTTAAACACGGTTCTGATTAACAACAACGATTCCAAAGAACGTACACTGATGGCTTCTCTGGATATGGATTTTCCCCTGAATTTTTCCAATCAGGTCACCTCTGTGATCAAGTTTGGGGGAAAATATCGGTACCAGAAGAGGTCTTATGAGGCGGAGGTGTACAACACGAATGCAACCTTTGTGTCACCCAGTGCTCAGGGTGCCAGCCGAATGATTGTAAAACATTTTGGTTTGCATGTCAGTGACCCGACGGCCATTCATCTCTCGTATTTTCTGGATAAGGATTTCGACTATGGGGAATTTCTTGAAGGCGATTATACGATGCACAATCCCATTAAATTCAGCATGATGGAAGACCTGGTCAATTTTTGTCGGGAAAACACGCGGGCGTTTGCCAAAGCGGGATCACGGGAGGCCTTTGCGCGCAACACCTACCTTTCCCTGACCCATAATTATTCCGGGCACGAAGTGATGACTGCCGGGTACGTCATGGCCACGATTCACGTTGGCCGACAGTGGACACTCATCCCGGGAATCCGCTATCAAAACCTGCAAACTACCTATTTCGGGACCCGCGGACAACAGACACCCCTTTCGTATTTGCGTTACAATCATTCCACCGATACCACGGTGACGGTGAGTCATCCCTACTGGCTGCCCGATATGAACATTCGATATAAACCCTTGCCCTGGTTTGATGTGCGCCTGTCCTATTCGCACACCATTTCTTATCCGGATTTTAAGGCCATTATTCCGCGGATCGATGCATCCATGGGGGCGAATGTGGCATGGAACAATTACAAATTAAAACCGTCCCGCTCCAGAAACTACGATCTGTATTTCTCGTTTTTCAGGAATAAATTGGGTTTGCTGACTATCGGTGGTTTTCTGAAGCAGATTGACAATCTGATTTACCCCTGGCGATTTAGCAAGCCCGGGCTGGAAGCCAAACCGTACTATTTAACCAACAAAACACCGTCTCCGCAAATTACCTACAACATTAGCACATATATTAACAACCCTTACGTGATTAACAACTGGGGCATGGAATTTGAGTGGCAGACCCATTTTTGGTATTTGCCAAATCCGCTCAAAGGATTGGTCCTAAGCGTAAATTACACCAAAATGCACTCGAAGGCTGAATATCCCTACGTCTTTGCCGGGGCCACGAGCATGTCCAATATCGATACGTCTTTTACGGATCGTCTGATTGATCAGCCCGATCACATACTCAATCTGGTAACCGGGTACGATTACAAGGGATTCTCTATCCGGGTGTCCATGCTTTACCAGGACGACGTGTTTACCGGATCCAGTCAATGGCCTCAGTTACGAACCAGTACAGCCGCCTACGAACGCTGGGATATTTCCTTCCGGCAGAAATTGCCCTGGTTTGGACTTCAACTTTACGGGGATGTCAACAATCTGAATGGGGCTAAGGACATGAGTGTCCTTCAAATGTATCCGGAAACACCCCGCTCAATGGAAATTTATGGGATGAGTGCGGATATCGGGCTTCGATTAAAACTGTGA
- a CDS encoding T9SS type A sorting domain-containing protein, whose translation MNRMKMLLFLIVGVALCVAPIQSFAQTSDTLTVYATPNNLNDVITGDTLSTGAQAHHVYKLVSLDTTYKFSGTITSTENITVLGVPDPSTGRPPCIQPAVLEDGSIPGTMFNLNAPGIKGTFKNLYLLALATNNTANGGGVAIQVSADNVRLTVNNCVFDGWQTFAIGYNGNWDDFFISNSNFRNMVHPNQWYIGEVIRNEWPGTAYTDTMSMKNNVMLAVNGYAACPVTKWYTRYFEFIHNKVLYTFKNPLFIFNVTNAKINNNVFYGTYAGGVDQAENPWWDNLWHPDTTYGVIALDSLSLDNAKMFCPEDSSKPDIASIAESRRTVEVKNNTYFWPTTLTDFWAAWNDTASDKIITPNWMNDRTKAMFADKTTWPGLVASNNVNADVDYMDQINTGILSGTTGNDIGLLAYFKEIRTGTAATDVWGYGITQVSGAPDWKPTWPLPEMEEIPTRVVQKNPTSVPSGFALYQNYPNPFNPETTIRFALPNQGHVKLVVYNMLGQPVRTLIDKNMAAGSHTAIWNGTDNAGRKLSSGIYYCRLQADKKTATTKMLLLK comes from the coding sequence ATGAACCGAATGAAAATGTTGTTGTTTTTAATTGTTGGTGTGGCGCTTTGCGTCGCCCCTATTCAGTCGTTTGCTCAAACCAGCGATACCCTGACCGTCTATGCCACGCCGAATAATTTGAATGATGTCATTACCGGTGATACGCTTTCAACCGGGGCGCAGGCTCACCATGTGTATAAACTGGTTTCGCTGGATACAACCTACAAATTTTCGGGAACCATTACCTCTACAGAAAACATTACCGTTCTGGGTGTTCCCGATCCTTCAACCGGTCGTCCTCCCTGCATTCAACCGGCAGTTTTGGAAGATGGATCCATTCCGGGGACCATGTTTAATTTGAATGCACCAGGCATCAAAGGGACTTTCAAGAACCTTTATTTGTTGGCTTTGGCCACCAACAACACAGCCAACGGGGGAGGCGTTGCTATTCAGGTGTCTGCAGACAATGTGCGGTTAACCGTAAACAACTGTGTGTTTGATGGGTGGCAGACCTTTGCTATCGGTTATAACGGGAATTGGGACGATTTTTTTATTTCCAATTCCAACTTTAGAAATATGGTTCATCCGAACCAGTGGTACATTGGCGAAGTTATTCGAAATGAATGGCCCGGAACAGCGTACACCGATACCATGAGCATGAAAAACAACGTCATGCTGGCCGTAAATGGGTACGCCGCCTGTCCGGTGACCAAATGGTACACACGGTATTTTGAATTCATCCACAATAAAGTCCTTTACACATTTAAAAATCCTCTCTTTATCTTTAATGTAACCAATGCTAAAATTAACAACAACGTTTTCTACGGAACCTACGCCGGCGGCGTGGATCAGGCCGAGAACCCGTGGTGGGACAACCTGTGGCATCCGGATACCACGTATGGGGTCATTGCGCTGGATTCCTTGAGCTTGGACAATGCCAAAATGTTTTGCCCGGAGGATTCCAGTAAACCGGATATCGCCAGCATTGCCGAAAGCAGAAGAACAGTCGAGGTGAAAAACAACACCTATTTCTGGCCGACCACTCTTACCGATTTCTGGGCTGCCTGGAACGACACGGCCAGCGATAAAATCATTACGCCAAACTGGATGAACGACCGTACAAAAGCGATGTTTGCGGATAAAACAACCTGGCCGGGATTGGTCGCTTCCAATAATGTGAATGCGGATGTCGATTATATGGATCAGATTAATACCGGAATTTTGAGTGGAACCACCGGAAATGACATCGGATTGCTGGCGTATTTCAAAGAAATCCGTACCGGAACGGCTGCAACAGATGTGTGGGGATACGGAATTACTCAGGTCAGTGGGGCTCCCGACTGGAAGCCGACCTGGCCCTTACCCGAGATGGAAGAAATTCCCACCCGGGTGGTGCAGAAAAACCCCACATCGGTTCCTTCGGGATTTGCGTTGTACCAGAATTACCCCAATCCGTTTAATCCGGAAACGACGATTCGCTTTGCCCTTCCCAATCAGGGGCATGTGAAATTGGTCGTGTACAACATGCTGGGTCAGCCGGTAAGAACGTT